A genome region from Thermococcus gorgonarius includes the following:
- a CDS encoding proteasome assembly chaperone family protein, whose translation MEDKKPVKLVLPEVKNPILIEGYPGIGLVGHIAANFLAKELGMEMIGYVESPFIPPMALILEGKPNPPLRFYGKDNIIVAVADIYVPPTLVNEIASELVNYLKEMKAEKVISLGGIGIGFLKEKLEVWGVGSREELNKELENNGVKILQYGSIMGMSGKLLWEASRKDLDAYALMGETFGDRPDPRAAANVLEVVKKLTNLDFSTEPLLQEARMIEEQLRKMHEQMEQARQRAEKQYETLYL comes from the coding sequence ATGGAGGATAAAAAACCGGTCAAGCTCGTTTTGCCGGAGGTGAAGAACCCGATCCTGATAGAAGGCTATCCAGGAATAGGGCTGGTGGGGCATATAGCGGCCAACTTTCTTGCAAAGGAACTGGGAATGGAGATGATAGGCTACGTTGAGAGTCCATTCATCCCGCCAATGGCACTCATCCTGGAGGGGAAGCCAAACCCACCACTGAGATTCTACGGGAAAGACAACATAATCGTTGCCGTTGCTGACATATACGTTCCTCCCACGCTGGTCAATGAGATAGCCTCGGAACTCGTAAACTACCTAAAGGAGATGAAAGCCGAGAAAGTCATCTCCCTGGGAGGAATAGGAATTGGGTTTCTCAAAGAAAAGCTCGAAGTGTGGGGTGTTGGAAGCAGGGAGGAGCTCAACAAGGAACTGGAGAATAACGGTGTAAAGATACTCCAGTACGGGTCAATAATGGGGATGAGTGGAAAGCTCCTCTGGGAGGCAAGCAGGAAGGACCTGGACGCCTACGCGCTCATGGGTGAAACCTTTGGGGACAGGCCAGACCCCAGAGCGGCGGCCAACGTTCTGGAGGTTGTGAAAAAACTCACAAACCTGGACTTCAGCACAGAACCGCTCCTTCAGGAGGCCAGAATGATAGAAGAGCAGCTCAGGAAGATGCACGAGCAGATGGAGCAGGCAAGGCAGAGGGCGGAGAAACAGTATGAGACGCTCTACCTGTGA
- a CDS encoding DUF473 domain-containing protein has translation MEAVILTGIARRVLDELIRNPYRTIELRSARNVLAVEEALKEALKLFLTYDPFEDVSTGTEGLLAEILEAKEINTRIPWEESDEREITVCRAKVKLVGLGRVVEVERRDGILVARVRELFPHEMSIG, from the coding sequence ATGGAGGCAGTTATCCTGACGGGAATAGCGAGGAGGGTTTTGGACGAACTGATCCGAAACCCCTATAGAACAATAGAGCTCAGGAGTGCGAGAAACGTTTTAGCAGTTGAAGAAGCCCTCAAAGAAGCCCTCAAGCTCTTTCTAACCTACGACCCCTTCGAGGACGTTTCCACTGGAACCGAAGGCCTGCTGGCGGAGATCCTGGAGGCAAAGGAAATCAACACAAGGATTCCCTGGGAGGAAAGTGATGAAAGGGAGATAACAGTCTGCAGGGCAAAGGTTAAACTGGTAGGCCTCGGCAGGGTCGTTGAAGTCGAGAGGAGAGATGGAATCCTCGTGGCAAGGGTGAGAGAACTGTTCCCCCACGAAATGAGTATTGGTTAA
- the nucS gene encoding endonuclease NucS gives MPKVEFKANPSPEEIKLLVDSAISSEGMLTIFARCKVHYDGRAKSELGSGDRVIIVKPDGSFLIHQSKKREPVNWQPPGSVVHLELRENPVLVSVRRKPRETLEVELEEVYLITVFHAEDYEELALTGSEAEMAELIFEQPEVIEPGFKPLYREKPIKHGIVDILGVDREGNIVVLELKRRRADLHAVSQLKRYVETLREEYENVRGILVAPSLTSGAKKLLEKEGLEFRKLQPPKREKKSRGKQLRLF, from the coding sequence ATGCCCAAGGTTGAGTTTAAGGCCAATCCGTCTCCAGAGGAAATAAAGCTCCTGGTTGACTCGGCGATTTCATCCGAGGGTATGCTTACCATCTTCGCCCGCTGTAAGGTTCACTACGACGGCAGGGCCAAGAGCGAGCTTGGCTCTGGGGACAGAGTCATAATAGTTAAGCCCGACGGCTCCTTTCTAATCCACCAGAGCAAAAAGAGAGAACCTGTGAACTGGCAACCTCCTGGGAGTGTAGTCCACCTCGAACTTAGGGAAAACCCAGTTCTGGTTTCCGTTAGGCGGAAACCCCGGGAGACCCTTGAAGTTGAGTTGGAAGAAGTCTACCTCATAACGGTTTTCCATGCTGAAGACTACGAGGAGCTTGCCCTGACCGGAAGCGAGGCCGAGATGGCCGAGCTAATCTTTGAGCAGCCTGAGGTCATAGAGCCCGGATTTAAGCCCCTTTACCGCGAGAAACCAATAAAGCACGGTATAGTTGATATCTTGGGTGTCGATAGGGAAGGGAACATCGTCGTTTTAGAGCTAAAACGCAGGAGGGCCGATTTGCACGCGGTAAGCCAGCTCAAGCGCTACGTTGAGACCCTTAGGGAGGAGTACGAGAACGTTCGGGGAATCCTCGTCGCGCCTTCTCTAACTTCTGGAGCTAAAAAACTCCTCGAAAAAGAGGGATTGGAATTCAGAAAGCTCCAGCCGCCCAAGCGGGAAAAGAAGTCCCGGGGGAAACAGCTCAGGCTCTTTTAA